In Microcella indica, the genomic window CGAGCAACACAGTGTCTGCGATCATGGCCACAACATCCTCCAACGAGGCGTAGTCGGCGGTGGTCAGCCCGCTGTGGGACGCGAGCATTGGGCTCACGTCCCGCATCTCGTCGAAGGTCGTGCGGTGGGCAATCGGAATTACGCGCCCGGACCCGAGCAACACCGACAGTTCCTTGTCCGCGATCCCCTCGGCATTGAGACTCTTGAGCATCGCCGGGGTAACGAGCACTATTCCGGCGCGG contains:
- a CDS encoding toll/interleukin-1 receptor domain-containing protein — translated: MREYQTLNPVHEQVVRIAQTDTDGRDLFLCHAWDDRNGDALEFYNLLTALDVKVWFSEKDVPLGTPLMRQIDKGLKNSRAGIVLVTPAMLKSLNAEGIADKELSVLLGSGRVIPIAHRTTFDEMRDVSPMLASHSGLTTADYASLEDVVAMIADTVLLD